Sequence from the Desulfobulbaceae bacterium genome:
AGGTGATATTGCCGCTTGCAGTCAAAGGCATGTCCCGGGGGATGGGCATGGAGGGTGTGACTTCCAGAGGATGGGAAAAAGAATCTGCGCTGTTTTTCGAGTTGCACGGAAAGTTCTGGTGGCATTTCTTGCAAGTCGTGCCGACATCTTCGGTGTAGGACAGTTTCTCACGGTCGAAGGGAAGGGTCTGGTGGCAGTCAAGGCACTGGGTGTCTCCCTGTTCGTCGTGGACCGCAAGGACTAAGCTGGGGTTAAGAAAGAGAGCAGTGATGATGAGGAAAACAGCGAGGAGAATTCTCATAAGACAAAGGCCCCTGTTGCTTTTCGGAGATCGGAGACAGCGACTTTCAAGTTGGCGAGAGTTTCGCTGGTATTATCGGATTGTGGCGTTTTCGACAGGCGGACAATGGTGTCTGCCAGTTCTTGGATTTTTGTCATCCGCTGATTGAGACTGGTTTTCATAGCGCTTAACTCGTCGGCAATATCACGGAATTCATCGTTCTGTCGGAGTGTTATTGGAAATTGGAGTTCACCCTCGGTTATTCTGAGAATGTCACTGGTCAATTTCTTGAGAGGACCATGGATTTTGTTGAACAGGCCTCTGGCTGTCAGTGCGAAGGCGATCAGGATGAAAAGGATGACAAAGGCATTGGTATAGATCATTTCATCCCAGAGAAGCCCGCCCGGCGATATTTTAGGTAGACGCATGGAGTAGAGGACGGAATTGATTTTTTTGAAGGCGAGGTAGTTGAACGCCCCTAGAGCCAAGGTTCCTCCGAGGATGGAGAGCATGACAAAACGAAAAATGAACTTACTTTGCGCGCTGTTTTTAATGTAGTACGTGCGCC
This genomic interval carries:
- a CDS encoding methyl-accepting chemotaxis protein encodes the protein MPQNGREIITMQTQYKRRTYYIKNSAQSKFIFRFVMLSILGGTLALGAFNYLAFKKINSVLYSMRLPKISPGGLLWDEMIYTNAFVILFILIAFALTARGLFNKIHGPLKKLTSDILRITEGELQFPITLRQNDEFRDIADELSAMKTSLNQRMTKIQELADTIVRLSKTPQSDNTSETLANLKVAVSDLRKATGAFVL